From the Blastocatellia bacterium genome, the window GCCCGATGCGCATGTACACCTGTATGGCAAGCTTCCACAACCTGGTCGCAAGCTCGGCCACGTCACTATTCGAGCTGATGCGCCGGAACTTCTGCAGCAGCGACTGAATCAGCTCCGAAGCATTGTCCATTCGCCGGTCTAGCGCGATTTTCAATTGCCTTTAGCTGGAGGTCTCACGTCTTGCAGGCTCATGCACGCTGCATGCGCTCGCAGGGTAAACTCATTCACAACCGTTCTCGCGCACTGAATCAAATCTTGATGAATATCTTCTTGCGATAGAGGATGGCCAGAGGAATGAGCCATGCGATGACATAAGCGATGGCAAACAGCAGCGAACCGTTCATCGGCCCAGCCCAAGAAGCGAAAAAATGCTCATACACGTAGGTTTTGAAAGACACTGACGAACCATCCGGCTGAGTCAGTTTGTAGATGACCATCAAACGACCCAGCAGCCCGGATAATACGAATACGATGATCGGGTTCACGCCGTACATCACGAATGGTGTAACCAACCGCCGGTAGCCGAGACCATCTACGAACCACACGCATGCACCGAGGCACAGCAACGCCATCCCGGCTGTGAACACAACATAAGAGCTGGTCCATAGGTTTTTGTTAATCGGGAACCAAACGTCCATGAGTTGCCCCAGGAGAACGCCGGCCAGACCGGCCAGGAGCAGCCCGCGCGTTTTCTCGCTGACGCTGCGAGCTGCTTTCAGCCAGTAACCGGTCAACACACCACACAACGTCGTGGCAATCGCCGGTATCGTGCTGAGCAATCCTTCCGGGTCCCACGTCGGTTTCCACAGATGGCCGCGCAACAACCGATAATCCACGTACGCCGCCAGATTTCCCTCCTGCTCCAGCACGCCGGCGCCGTAGCCGGGAACCGGCACCAGCGTCATCAATAGCCAGTAAAGAATCAAGAGCGCCACGGTGAACATGACCTGCCCTTTGAGCTTTGTCCACATGAAGATGAGCGAGGCAAAGAAGTAACATAGGGCAATGCGTTGCAGCACGCCGGGGATGCGAATCTTCGACAGGTCGTAGAACGGGAAGCCGTTTAACAACAGGCCGAGCGCAAACAGGATAAGCGTGCGCTGCACGATTTGCGCAAACAGCGCCCGCCGGCTATCGCCCCGCGCCAATCGCTTCGGCAACGAGAGCGTGATGGCCACACCGACGATGAACAAGAAGAATGGGAAAATTAAATCGGTCGGCGTCCAGCCGTGCCATTCGGCATGTTGCAGTGGTCTATAAACATGGCTCCAACTGCCCGGATTGTTCACCAAAATCATACCGGCTATGGTGATGCCACGAAACACATCAAGCGAAACCAGTCGCTCAGCATGCGCCGCGACGATGGGGTGAGGGCTGCCGGATTGAGGCGTCATAGCGATTATCCCATGGATGAAAGAGGCACAGCGCCGGCGAGCGCACGCGCCAGACAAAGCGGAACCTCATTCATCGGTTCGATTCTTCACTGCTGTTATCAAGGCTGCTGCTTCGGTCTCTTTTTGAAAATCTCCAACACATCCTGGATCGCCTCGACCGGCTTTTGCGGCATGCGGGGAAGATTTTCTCGTAGCACGTTGCCGTCCAGGTGAAAATGAGGCTGCCGCAGCGGGCCTGACATTCTCAACGGCACCACGACCGTCTGATCCTTCAAAATATACTTGCCGGCAGCCGATAGGATATTGCCTGGTGGTACCACCGCCGGCGTCAAGGATGGGGCCAGTTGAGCGCGCAGGACATAATCCGTCTGATGGGGCGAAGCCAACTGAAGGCTGCCGCGCCCAGTGACGGTGACCTGATTCAAATCCCACTTGAGCTCTTCGGTGAGCAACCGTCCGCCACCGAGTCGGTAATTGGTGGTGAACTGTCGAAACCGCGTCTCTTTGCCATCAGCCGATAGCCCAACCAACTCACCGAGGGTGATGATTTGCTGCATCAGGTTAAACGCGGTCAAGCGACCATCCGTCACCGTCAATCGCCCATGCCCGGAAAGCGTGGCCAGCAGCACGTCAGCATGTCGGCCTCGCCAATGCATGTTCAATGTGCCGTCGGCCTGACCGTAGAGTGTGTCTTTCAGAGATGACATCGCCGAAAGAAATTGATTGACATCTACGCCGTTGAAATTTCCTATCGCTGTGATGTCCGGCTCAGTTCCGGTCAACGTCACTCGTCCGCTATATCGTCCGCCGTAGAGGCGACATGTCAACGGCGTGAGATCAACTGTCTGCCCTTGAAACTTGATTCGAGCAGCCAGGTCGGTGACCGTCAGGTTGTCATGGGTGATGCGTCCTCCGGTGATTTGCCCTTGGCCGGCGAGTGTCGGGCGAACGCGGCCATCAGCCAGAGGCGTTTCAACCATCGCTGTGAAGGTAAGCAGGCCAGCGCCCGACAATGACGCGCCGTAGCCCAGTGCCGCAGCGGTTTTCAGCAGGTCTTCCACTCGGGCGTTCTCTACGGCCACTTGCAGTCGCGCCTGCGGCTGCCGACGGTAGTTGTGAACACTCAGCGAGGTGACGTCAACCACGGTGCGCTCGCCGAGCGTTGCGCGAAATGGTGAGACAGTGATGGCGTCAGGATCGAACACGAGGTTCAGCTCAGAGACTTGAATTGGCTGTGGCCATTGCGGGCTGCGGAGCTGGAAACGCTGAATAGTCGAGTGTCCGTGCAAGGTCAATGCCGCCGGCGACCCGTTGATCTGAAGCTCAATCCGAGCCTGACCGGTCGCCGATATGGCTTGTGGCATGCTGAGGCCCAGTGCCTGAGCCGATTCCATCAAGCCTTCCAGCGCCATGGCCTCGCCCGTGATGCGAAGCGCGAGAGTCGGCTTTGTAGGAATTTGACTGATTTGTCCGGTCATCATGGCCTGCGTTTGC encodes:
- a CDS encoding DUF5009 domain-containing protein, coding for MTPQSGSPHPIVAAHAERLVSLDVFRGITIAGMILVNNPGSWSHVYRPLQHAEWHGWTPTDLIFPFFLFIVGVAITLSLPKRLARGDSRRALFAQIVQRTLILFALGLLLNGFPFYDLSKIRIPGVLQRIALCYFFASLIFMWTKLKGQVMFTVALLILYWLLMTLVPVPGYGAGVLEQEGNLAAYVDYRLLRGHLWKPTWDPEGLLSTIPAIATTLCGVLTGYWLKAARSVSEKTRGLLLAGLAGVLLGQLMDVWFPINKNLWTSSYVVFTAGMALLCLGACVWFVDGLGYRRLVTPFVMYGVNPIIVFVLSGLLGRLMVIYKLTQPDGSSVSFKTYVYEHFFASWAGPMNGSLLFAIAYVIAWLIPLAILYRKKIFIKI
- a CDS encoding AsmA family protein, producing MVISALVLTLLAGLIGWIWSFDVNLYRDQIARQLEQRLGRSVSFGSLQLTLYPRIRLKATDTIIVDDPQFHTGAFVQAQTIQLDIGFWSLLTGHPQVRHIELVEPTVVLIKEKDDRWNWSTLNPLTQEPSETGAPPINITVRDGRVTLINRRQLQPMEKSYTGIQATLNNFSSNTVANFKLAVTLPGQQQGQLSMEGTFGPVDPDDVIRSPLDARLSVEQAELSGVAALFGQAPAAQGRLRLTATLKGAPSSGVQIQGELKTEQLRLGDAPKPAPLPLTARFTLDVTAQENSYLVDVASCQWAMGQTQAMMTGQISQIPTKPTLALRITGEAMALEGLMESAQALGLSMPQAISATGQARIELQINGSPAALTLHGHSTIQRFQLRSPQWPQPIQVSELNLVFDPDAITVSPFRATLGERTVVDVTSLSVHNYRRQPQARLQVAVENARVEDLLKTAAALGYGASLSGAGLLTFTAMVETPLADGRVRPTLAGQGQITGGRITHDNLTVTDLAARIKFQGQTVDLTPLTCRLYGGRYSGRVTLTGTEPDITAIGNFNGVDVNQFLSAMSSLKDTLYGQADGTLNMHWRGRHADVLLATLSGHGRLTVTDGRLTAFNLMQQIITLGELVGLSADGKETRFRQFTTNYRLGGGRLLTEELKWDLNQVTVTGRGSLQLASPHQTDYVLRAQLAPSLTPAVVPPGNILSAAGKYILKDQTVVVPLRMSGPLRQPHFHLDGNVLRENLPRMPQKPVEAIQDVLEIFKKRPKQQP